A region of Gadus morhua chromosome 18, gadMor3.0, whole genome shotgun sequence DNA encodes the following proteins:
- the eme2 gene encoding essential meiotic structure-specific endonuclease subunit 2 isoform X2, whose product MSAALRATTWEISESEDECHSESKTESVTFIVESVDTQCSDDTTSTTLASTDEPSQDHNLSPPRVPRSKTPCPPLGPGSLSPCPDRKRRSRDHTEAEQLKAKQKRDARDDQRAARAIEKEERKREQQGRKKLAEHMRSLRPENCLKSLTICIDPAVLQHNGSDVLLDRLSTSGWRFVIDRQSLPQTICWTRELAQPGEDGCGSVEEDQVSWVLDLADFIDVVISVKEVLRSEEGPSGRSLLAGMLEFLNGNANKVVTLLVIGSQMNSASAWSAPSLQAQIGMEDLDMEEVMVYLQLYRNVSLSFFRDWQAVTDHLVGVTKALSKRPSRQLAERGGLPFCADGPWASGVQVKREGAGLRQVWNRQVQQLNRVSVAVATAVTASYPSPHLLLQAYGSLKGLRCDISCSYQGLWEFEGFEV is encoded by the exons ATGTCTGCGGCACTCAGAGCTACAACATGGGAAATATCCGAATCCGAGGACGAATGTCACAGTGAAAGCAAGACGGAATCAGTGACCTTCATAGTAGAAAGCGTTGACACCCAATGCAGCGACGACACAACATCAACAACCTTGGCATCCACAGATGAACCAAGTCAAGATCATAATCTGTCTCCTCCGCGGGTACCCAGGTCTAAGACCCCCTGTCCTCCGCTGGGACCAGGGTCGTTGAGCCCCTGTCCCGACCGAAAGCGACGCTCCCGAGATCACACTGAAGCAGAGCAGCTTAAAGCAAAGCAGAAGAGAGATGCTAGAGATGATCAGAGAGCAGCGAGAGCcatagagaaggaggagaggaaacggGAGCAGCAGGGAAGGAAGAAACTGGCAGAGCACATGAGAAGTTTGAGGCCAGAGAACTGTCTCAAAAGCCTGACTATATGCATAGATCCAG CGGTTTTACAGCACAATGGCTCAGACGTCTTGTTGGACCGCCTCTCCACCTCAGGCTGGAGGTTTGTGATCGACCGCCAATCCCTTCCCCAGACTATCTGCTGGACCCGGGAGCTGGCCCAG CCCGGAGAGGACGGTTGTGGTTCGGTGGAAGAGGATCAAGTGAGCTGGGTTCTGGATTTGGCCGACTTCATTGACGTGGTGATCAGTGTCAAAGAG GTTCTCCGGAGCGAGGAAGGTCCCTCCGGGCGGTCTCTCCTCGCTGGGATGCTGGAGTTTCTGAATGGAAACGCCAACAAAGTGGTCACCCTGTTGGTTATTGGATCACAGATGAACAG TGCTTCAGCCTGGAGCGCCCCCAGCCTTCAGGCCCAGATCGGCATGGAGGATCTGGACATGGAGGAG GTGATGGTGTACCTCCAGCTCTACAGGaacgtctccctctccttcttccgCGACTGGCAGGCCGTCACAGACCACCTGGTGGGCGTCACGAAAGCCTTGTCCAAACGGCCTTCCAG GCAGCTGGCTGAGCGAGGCGGCCTCCCGTTCTGCGCGGACGGGCCGTGGGCCAGCGGGGTGCAGGTGAAGAGGGAGGGCGCCGGGCTGCGCCAGGTGTGGAACCGGCAGGTGCAGCAGCTCAATCGGGTCAGCGTGGCCGTAGCGACAGCTGTGACGGCTTcctacccctccccccatctcctgCTGCAG GCCTATGGGAGTTTGAAGGGTTTGAGGTGTGATATATCCTGCTCTTATCAAGGCCTATGGGAGTTTGAAGGGTTTGAGGTGTGA
- the spsb3b gene encoding SPRY domain-containing SOCS box protein 3: MLLSRATSGSEPGREVDLEQDLHVRGTTEGPGDVSELEFLEDFSVSTSCSISCSSSSPEAVTGESFCQCELQAAPGHGTPLQGPAAECLCGEEDDGFSWVWEETSKSTEVSLSCGGRKASFHADYSCGTAATRGTEALAEGQHFWEIKMTSPVYGTDMMVGVGTSEVNLDKFKYSFCSMLGNDEDSWGLSYTGLLQHGGTKEMFSPRFGQGSIIGVHLDTWHGTLTFYKNRHYIGVATTRLQNKAFYPMVCSTAAKSSVKVIRARHSPTSLQYLCCARLRKQMPRCPDVLRALDLPPGLLRLLQSQLGWVFNLPQGPEQPLRDAVVNDLTQDTMGPRSSGSPVSTQSASPSPSPLSDTQPCRACPQGYLDTGGTCVCPPTPPSSDSSEPEDYQSKQGCRT, translated from the exons GTCAGTGAGCTGGAGTTCCTGGAGGACTTCTccgtctccacctcctgctccatctcctgctcctcctcctctcccgaaGCAGTGACAGGAGAGTCCTTCTGCCAGTGTGAGCTCCAGGCAGCCCCCGGCCACGGGACCCCGCTACAGGGCCCTGCGGCAGAATGCCTCTGtggggaggaggacgacg GCTTCAGTTGGGTGTGGGAGGAGACCAGTAAGTCCACCGAGGTGTCTCTGAGCTGCGGCGGGAGGAAGGCCAGCTTCCACGCCGACTACAGCTGCGGCACGGCGGCTACCCGCGGTACCGAGGCCCTGGCCGAGGGCCAGCACTTCTGGGAAATCAAGATGACCTCCCCGGTGTATGGGACCGACATG ATGGTTGGTGTCGGAACGTCTGAGGTGAACCTGGACAAGTTCAAGTACAGTTTTTGCAGCATGTTGGGCAACGACGAAGACAGCTGGGGACTGTCCTACACAG GTCTGCTGCAGCACGGGGGGACCAAGGAGATGTTCTCCCCCAGGTTCGGCCAGGGCTCCATTATCGGGGTACACCTGGACACCTGGCACGGAACCCTCACCTTCTACAAGAACCGGCACTACATAG gtgtGGCCACCACCCGGCTGCAGAACAAGGCCTTCTACCCCATGGTCTGCTCCACAGCCGCCAAGAGCAGCGTGAAGGTGATCCGAGCACGccactcccccacctccctgcaGTACCTCTGCTGCGCTCGCCTTCGCAAGCAGATGCCCCGCTGCCCAGACGTGCTGCGGGCGCTGGACCTCCCGCCGGGCCTGCTCCGTCTCCTCCAGTCCCAGCTGGGTTGGGTCTTCAACCTCCCCCAGGGACCAGAGCAGCCACTCAGAGACGCGGTGGTCAACGACCTCACCCAGGACACGATGGGTCCCCGATCCTCTGGCAGCCCAGTGTCCACCCAGAgtgcctctccctcccccagcccgcTCAGCGACACACAGCCCTGCCGGGCGTGTCCCCAGGGGTACCTTGACACCGGGGGTACCTGCGTCTGTCCTCCGACGCCCCCCAGCAGTGACTCCTCTGAGCCCGAGGACTACCAGAGCAAGCAGGGCTGCAGGACTTGA
- the eme2 gene encoding essential meiotic structure-specific endonuclease subunit 2 isoform X1, translating into MSAALRATTWEISESEDECHSESKTESVTFIVESVDTQCSDDTTSTTLASTDEPSQDHNLSPPRVPRSKTPCPPLGPGSLSPCPDRKRRSRDHTEAEQLKAKQKRDARDDQRAARAIEKEERKREQQGRKKLAEHMRSLRPENCLKSLTICIDPAVLQHNGSDVLLDRLSTSGWRFVIDRQSLPQTICWTRELAQPGEDGCGSVEEDQVSWVLDLADFIDVVISVKEVLRSEEGPSGRSLLAGMLEFLNGNANKVVTLLVIGSQMNSASAWSAPSLQAQIGMEDLDMEEVMVYLQLYRNVSLSFFRDWQAVTDHLVGVTKALSKRPSRQLAERGGLPFCADGPWASGVQVKREGAGLRQVWNRQVQQLNRVSVAVATAVTASYPSPHLLLQAYGSLESEEQRRKLLAPLSVTSEGRERRVGPDISSRIYRCLSEPNPEMGLD; encoded by the exons ATGTCTGCGGCACTCAGAGCTACAACATGGGAAATATCCGAATCCGAGGACGAATGTCACAGTGAAAGCAAGACGGAATCAGTGACCTTCATAGTAGAAAGCGTTGACACCCAATGCAGCGACGACACAACATCAACAACCTTGGCATCCACAGATGAACCAAGTCAAGATCATAATCTGTCTCCTCCGCGGGTACCCAGGTCTAAGACCCCCTGTCCTCCGCTGGGACCAGGGTCGTTGAGCCCCTGTCCCGACCGAAAGCGACGCTCCCGAGATCACACTGAAGCAGAGCAGCTTAAAGCAAAGCAGAAGAGAGATGCTAGAGATGATCAGAGAGCAGCGAGAGCcatagagaaggaggagaggaaacggGAGCAGCAGGGAAGGAAGAAACTGGCAGAGCACATGAGAAGTTTGAGGCCAGAGAACTGTCTCAAAAGCCTGACTATATGCATAGATCCAG CGGTTTTACAGCACAATGGCTCAGACGTCTTGTTGGACCGCCTCTCCACCTCAGGCTGGAGGTTTGTGATCGACCGCCAATCCCTTCCCCAGACTATCTGCTGGACCCGGGAGCTGGCCCAG CCCGGAGAGGACGGTTGTGGTTCGGTGGAAGAGGATCAAGTGAGCTGGGTTCTGGATTTGGCCGACTTCATTGACGTGGTGATCAGTGTCAAAGAG GTTCTCCGGAGCGAGGAAGGTCCCTCCGGGCGGTCTCTCCTCGCTGGGATGCTGGAGTTTCTGAATGGAAACGCCAACAAAGTGGTCACCCTGTTGGTTATTGGATCACAGATGAACAG TGCTTCAGCCTGGAGCGCCCCCAGCCTTCAGGCCCAGATCGGCATGGAGGATCTGGACATGGAGGAG GTGATGGTGTACCTCCAGCTCTACAGGaacgtctccctctccttcttccgCGACTGGCAGGCCGTCACAGACCACCTGGTGGGCGTCACGAAAGCCTTGTCCAAACGGCCTTCCAG GCAGCTGGCTGAGCGAGGCGGCCTCCCGTTCTGCGCGGACGGGCCGTGGGCCAGCGGGGTGCAGGTGAAGAGGGAGGGCGCCGGGCTGCGCCAGGTGTGGAACCGGCAGGTGCAGCAGCTCAATCGGGTCAGCGTGGCCGTAGCGACAGCTGTGACGGCTTcctacccctccccccatctcctgCTGCAG GCCTATGGGAGTTTGGAATCAGAGGAGCAGCGGAGGAAGCTACTGGCCCCACTCTCTGTGACTTCCgagggaagagaaagaagagttgGACCCGATATCTCATCCAGAATCTACCGCTGTCTCTCGGAGCCAAACCCGGAGATGGGTCTGGACTAG